The following proteins come from a genomic window of Deinococcus malanensis:
- a CDS encoding helix-turn-helix transcriptional regulator, producing MYDPSMRVLTVLELLQARESVTGAELARRLEVSPRTVQRYVARLQDLGIPVEGRRGVGGTYRLKPGFRLPPLMFTGEEALSLALGLRALRHLGLHTLAPAAEAAGAKLSRTLPAPLRDGIQALETAVQLDASPWVVSTDAALLAALLRAVRESRTVEFRYVAAQGAGTTRQANIYRVLHLGGRWYAVGWCLLRGALRSFRLDRMDSLCVLDTQFVAPADFDAAAVLRASLPGIQMHEVSVWLACPPEELRGRVSAWHTEILPEEGGTRLRTQREELESFAAFLLGLAVTFRVDGPPELREAFGTLARRCAQQTAYTGP from the coding sequence ATGTATGACCCGTCCATGCGCGTACTGACCGTGCTGGAATTGCTGCAGGCCCGCGAAAGCGTGACCGGAGCCGAACTGGCCCGCCGACTGGAAGTCAGCCCGCGTACCGTGCAGCGCTATGTGGCGCGGCTGCAGGACCTGGGCATTCCGGTCGAGGGCCGTCGCGGCGTGGGCGGCACCTACCGCCTGAAGCCCGGCTTTCGGCTGCCACCTCTGATGTTTACTGGCGAAGAGGCCCTGAGTCTGGCCCTTGGACTGCGGGCGCTCCGGCACCTGGGCCTGCACACCCTGGCCCCTGCGGCGGAGGCTGCGGGCGCCAAGCTTTCCCGTACCCTTCCGGCGCCCCTGCGCGACGGGATTCAGGCCCTGGAGACAGCCGTGCAGCTGGACGCCTCGCCCTGGGTTGTCAGCACCGACGCGGCCCTGCTGGCTGCCCTGTTACGGGCAGTGCGCGAATCACGCACCGTCGAATTCCGGTATGTCGCGGCGCAGGGAGCAGGTACCACCCGGCAGGCCAATATCTACCGGGTCCTGCACCTGGGCGGCCGCTGGTATGCGGTGGGCTGGTGTCTGCTGCGCGGCGCTTTGCGTTCATTCCGTCTTGACAGGATGGACAGCCTCTGCGTGCTTGACACGCAGTTTGTGGCTCCTGCTGATTTCGACGCTGCTGCGGTGCTGCGCGCCTCACTTCCCGGAATTCAGATGCACGAGGTCAGCGTGTGGCTGGCCTGCCCACCTGAAGAACTGCGTGGCCGGGTGTCTGCCTGGCACACCGAGATCCTCCCGGAGGAGGGCGGCACCCGCCTGCGTACCCAACGTGAGGAGCTGGAGTCGTTCGCGGCGTTTCTGCTGGGGCTGGCAGTCACCTTCCGGGTGGACGGACCGCCTGAGCTCCGTGAGGCGTTCGGTACGCTGGCCCGGCGTTGTGCGCAGCAGACCGCTTACACTGGGCCATGA
- a CDS encoding DinB family protein — protein sequence MTIHTMPAAVLTLDALLTHWQGNRGLTRRVIEAFPEGDLFSFTAAPPMRSFGELAWELQGLTEYCLKGLSTDDWSWQPPQEPDPKDRLALLSAWDAQTPRLAQALPDADPMWFTRKQDMPWGHLSPLDTVLYAIDNENHHRGQGYVYLRALGIEPPAFHER from the coding sequence ATGACGATCCACACCATGCCCGCCGCTGTCCTGACCCTCGACGCCCTGTTGACTCACTGGCAGGGCAACCGGGGGCTCACCCGCCGCGTGATCGAGGCCTTTCCCGAAGGCGACCTGTTCAGCTTCACGGCGGCGCCTCCCATGCGCTCCTTTGGTGAACTCGCCTGGGAACTCCAGGGTCTGACCGAGTACTGCCTGAAGGGCCTGTCCACCGATGACTGGAGCTGGCAGCCTCCCCAGGAACCTGACCCCAAAGACCGCCTCGCGTTGCTGAGCGCCTGGGATGCCCAGACGCCCCGGCTGGCCCAGGCGTTGCCGGACGCCGACCCCATGTGGTTCACACGCAAGCAGGATATGCCCTGGGGTCATCTGTCGCCGCTGGATACCGTGCTGTACGCTATAGACAACGAAAACCATCATCGCGGGCAGGGGTACGTGTACCTGCGTGCCCTGGGTATCGAGCCCCCGGCCTTCCACGAGCGTTGA
- a CDS encoding DinB family protein, with protein MSDTDLILSTFRRNARVNAVLLATVTAADLDLGDGRGGWSVGQHLGHLAGFRAGWLSHISPAHASGLPEVVAGTEERFWLTTRDVAQLADALDRGDEAALNAVQAALTEKRGFDGVYTSHPAQFLIHTLVHDSHHRGQIMSLLRQGGRAPIEMDILDRQTWAIWRE; from the coding sequence ATGTCCGATACCGACCTGATTCTCAGTACCTTCCGCCGCAACGCCCGCGTCAACGCAGTCCTCCTGGCAACGGTCACGGCAGCAGACCTGGACCTTGGTGACGGCCGGGGCGGCTGGAGTGTGGGACAGCATCTGGGGCATCTGGCAGGCTTCCGTGCCGGCTGGCTTTCGCACATCTCGCCGGCCCATGCCTCAGGGCTGCCAGAGGTCGTGGCGGGGACCGAAGAGAGGTTCTGGCTGACCACACGTGACGTCGCACAGCTGGCCGACGCTCTGGACAGGGGAGACGAGGCGGCGCTGAACGCGGTCCAGGCTGCCCTGACCGAGAAACGGGGCTTTGACGGCGTCTACACGTCCCACCCGGCGCAGTTCCTGATCCATACGCTGGTGCACGACAGCCACCACCGGGGGCAGATCATGTCTCTGTTGCGTCAGGGTGGCCGTGCGCCCATTGAGATGGACATACTGGACCGTCAGACCTGGGCCATCTGGCGCGAGTAG
- a CDS encoding ACT domain-containing protein, with the protein MSPSLSLSLLPAGFAVAQLPIGGPFPAPGGSLFSLTLAADECSLVCEEHLVPEGARAQRGWVALKLHGPFEFSLTGILASVLNPLRDAGVGIFALSTFNTDYVLVARNQLPATLTTLRNAGHTVLGTENAAGA; encoded by the coding sequence GTGTCTCCTTCACTATCCCTGTCTCTGCTGCCGGCGGGTTTCGCTGTGGCGCAGCTCCCTATTGGAGGACCTTTTCCTGCGCCGGGCGGAAGCTTATTCAGCCTGACCCTGGCCGCCGACGAGTGTTCCCTGGTCTGCGAAGAACATCTTGTACCGGAAGGAGCGCGGGCACAGCGCGGCTGGGTGGCCCTCAAGCTGCACGGGCCTTTCGAGTTCAGTCTGACTGGCATCCTGGCCTCGGTCCTGAACCCGCTACGCGACGCTGGCGTAGGCATTTTTGCGCTCAGTACGTTTAATACCGACTATGTACTGGTGGCCCGGAATCAGCTTCCGGCGACGCTGACGACATTGCGCAATGCCGGGCATACTGTGCTGGGAACGGAAAACGCTGCTGGTGCGTGA
- the ftsH gene encoding ATP-dependent zinc metalloprotease FtsH → MRRLNPWLIVLFVLALFLMFSQTGNMGRSTVNYNVFRSLLEQGQIKSIIVREQNASVTLNGPTRVQVNTPQGVQERDNVSTFSVRLPGNLATPDSTLIPQLEAKAVNYRFEAPSQWLSIFVSLLPIFLLFGLMYFFFMRAQGGQSGVMQFGQSKAKKYGKENRVPTKFTDVAGHEEAKRELIEVVDFLKNPAKYHQIGAEIPKGVLLVGPPGTGKTLLARAIAGEADVPFFSVSASEFMEMFVGVGASRVRTLFEDARKSAPAIMFIDEIDSIGRKRGAGIGGGHDEREQTLNQILSEMDGFDKSSSVIVLGATNRPDVLDPALLRPGRFDRQVTIDLPNLKEREAILKVHLRNKPLTQGVDVEEIAKSTPYFSGADLKNVTNEAALEAARIGKTQIDMSDFYRALDKITLGLENGSLTISEQEKKAIAYHEAGHAVTAAVIPGSDKLQKVSIIPRGRALGAAFYLPEEQVLMSKERLENQLIVALGGRAAEEVFMGSVTSGAADDFRKATNIARKMVLEWGMGDNFKNMALTTDSGPVFLGEDMAKPKMFSEHTSQLVDEDVKRILNRAFERAREIVTEYKQAMHDVADALLSQELITGDVVREAVARVGGHSQPMPQTTA, encoded by the coding sequence TTGAGGCGGCTCAATCCCTGGCTGATCGTTCTGTTTGTGCTGGCCCTGTTTCTTATGTTTTCACAGACCGGGAACATGGGGCGGTCCACCGTCAATTACAACGTCTTCAGGTCTCTGCTTGAGCAGGGGCAGATCAAGAGCATCATCGTCCGCGAACAAAACGCCAGCGTCACGCTCAACGGCCCGACCAGGGTTCAGGTCAACACGCCGCAGGGCGTGCAGGAGCGCGACAACGTTTCCACCTTCAGCGTGCGGCTGCCCGGAAATCTGGCGACGCCCGACAGCACGCTGATCCCGCAGCTTGAGGCCAAAGCCGTCAACTACCGCTTTGAGGCCCCCAGCCAGTGGCTGTCGATTTTTGTCAGCCTGCTGCCGATCTTCCTGCTGTTTGGTCTGATGTACTTCTTCTTTATGCGCGCTCAGGGCGGACAGAGCGGCGTCATGCAGTTTGGCCAGTCAAAGGCCAAAAAGTATGGCAAGGAAAACCGGGTGCCCACCAAGTTCACCGATGTGGCCGGTCATGAAGAAGCCAAGCGGGAACTCATCGAAGTCGTGGACTTCCTGAAAAACCCAGCCAAGTACCACCAGATCGGCGCCGAAATCCCCAAGGGTGTGCTGCTGGTCGGCCCTCCCGGTACCGGTAAGACGCTGCTGGCCCGTGCGATTGCCGGCGAGGCTGACGTGCCGTTCTTCTCGGTCAGCGCTTCGGAATTCATGGAAATGTTCGTCGGTGTGGGTGCCAGCCGCGTGCGCACCCTGTTCGAGGACGCCCGCAAGAGTGCCCCGGCCATCATGTTCATCGACGAGATCGACTCCATCGGGCGCAAGCGCGGTGCCGGGATCGGCGGCGGACACGACGAGCGCGAGCAGACCCTCAACCAGATCCTGTCGGAAATGGACGGCTTCGACAAATCCAGCAGCGTGATTGTGCTGGGCGCAACCAACCGCCCCGATGTGCTGGACCCGGCTCTGCTGCGTCCAGGCCGCTTCGACCGTCAGGTCACCATCGACCTGCCCAACCTCAAGGAGCGCGAGGCGATTCTGAAAGTCCACCTGCGCAACAAGCCCCTGACCCAGGGGGTAGACGTGGAGGAGATCGCCAAGAGCACCCCGTACTTCAGCGGCGCCGACCTCAAGAACGTGACCAACGAGGCCGCCCTGGAAGCCGCCCGCATTGGCAAGACGCAGATCGACATGAGCGACTTCTACCGCGCGCTGGACAAGATCACCCTGGGCCTGGAAAACGGCTCGCTGACCATCAGCGAGCAGGAGAAGAAGGCCATCGCGTACCACGAGGCCGGACATGCGGTGACGGCGGCTGTCATTCCCGGCAGCGACAAACTGCAGAAAGTCAGCATCATTCCACGTGGGCGTGCCCTGGGCGCAGCCTTCTATCTGCCCGAAGAGCAGGTGCTGATGAGCAAGGAGCGCCTGGAAAACCAGCTGATCGTGGCGCTGGGCGGACGCGCCGCCGAGGAAGTCTTTATGGGCAGCGTGACTTCCGGTGCCGCCGACGACTTCCGCAAGGCGACCAACATCGCCCGCAAGATGGTGCTGGAGTGGGGCATGGGCGATAACTTCAAGAACATGGCCCTGACCACCGACAGTGGCCCGGTCTTCCTGGGCGAGGACATGGCCAAGCCCAAGATGTTCAGCGAGCACACCTCTCAGCTGGTGGACGAGGATGTCAAGCGCATCCTGAACCGTGCTTTCGAGCGTGCCCGTGAGATCGTCACCGAGTACAAGCAGGCCATGCACGATGTGGCCGACGCACTGCTCTCGCAGGAACTGATCACCGGCGACGTGGTCCGCGAAGCCGTCGCCCGAGTGGGAGGCCATAGCCAGCCCATGCCGCAGACCACGGCCTGA
- the trxA gene encoding thioredoxin, whose protein sequence is MNHVLQCPQCQAKNRVQAVPGGAVPVCARCGSALPWLHDGTDATFAQDIQAGVPVLVDFWAPWCGPCRVVGPVLEQIARERPGQVRIVKVNVDENPRAPSQFQVQGIPTMIIFRSGQPVDRVVGAAGKAAIEARLFPA, encoded by the coding sequence ATGAACCATGTGCTGCAATGTCCCCAGTGCCAGGCAAAAAACCGCGTTCAGGCTGTGCCGGGTGGGGCGGTACCGGTCTGTGCCCGTTGTGGCTCAGCGCTGCCCTGGCTGCACGACGGTACCGACGCAACCTTTGCCCAGGATATCCAGGCCGGGGTACCGGTCCTGGTGGACTTCTGGGCACCGTGGTGCGGGCCCTGCCGGGTGGTGGGCCCGGTGCTCGAGCAGATCGCCCGTGAGCGGCCTGGACAGGTGCGGATCGTCAAGGTCAATGTCGACGAGAACCCGCGGGCACCGTCGCAATTTCAGGTGCAGGGAATTCCTACCATGATTATTTTTCGGAGTGGTCAGCCGGTGGACCGTGTGGTCGGAGCTGCTGGCAAAGCGGCCATTGAGGCGCGGCTGTTTCCGGCATAG
- a CDS encoding glutamine--tRNA ligase/YqeY domain fusion protein, which yields MTAHDPSANGHAESGHSGLSSGFRPTARVSPNFITEIIERDLKEGRYPQVVTRFPPEPSGYAHLGHVFASFLDFQTAEQYGGRYHLRMDDTNPALATQEYADAIADDLRWLGWDWGTHLYYASDNFERYYAYAEQLITQGDAYVDSVSPDEMARLRGNATTPGTPSPYRSRTPEENLDLFRRMRAGEFSDGEHALRARIDLSSPNMKLRDPVLYRILRGHHYRTGEQWCIYPMYDFQHPLQDALEGVTHSMCSLEFVDNRAIYDWLMEKLGFEPRPRQYEFGRRGLEYTMTSKRKLRRLIEEKVVNGWDDPRMPTLRAQRRLGVTPEAVRAFAAQIGVSRTNRTVDISVYENAVRDDLNHRAPRVMAVLDPLPVTLSGVEGERTLSLPYWPFDVVRDSPDGLVDLPDGQRVTPEEAVRQVPLSSELYIEREDFHADPPKGYKRLTPGGTVRLRGAGIIRADRFDTDEAGQITRVHARLLGEGAKAGGVIHWVSAAHALKAEFRLYDRLFRVPNPEGENPEDSGSGVNPPDFDPEHMSHENEAVPVDAGFLRFLNPGSLRIYRGFVEPSVAQDPQDTRYQFERQGYFWRDPVDSREDALVFGRIITLKDTWGKGAQAAPARTAEPSRTAARKEDAVPAAPQKVHALSPEQEAEVTRLGSLGVAAADARTLARDSQLLAFVNMAVPDSTFAQVASWTVNDLSGLLRAGEVKVSAADLGPLAGLLAGGQITTRVARDTLARSAASGEAPAAIIEREGLNASLSAMELQDAIQAVLTANPDKVEAYRGGRTALMGFFTGQVMRATGGKADPKQVAAELTRALSGD from the coding sequence ATGACGGCCCACGACCCTTCCGCCAATGGCCATGCCGAATCAGGCCATTCCGGGCTCAGCTCAGGCTTCAGGCCCACGGCCCGCGTCAGTCCGAACTTTATTACCGAGATCATCGAACGTGACCTGAAAGAGGGGCGCTACCCGCAGGTCGTCACCCGGTTCCCGCCGGAACCGAGCGGCTACGCCCACCTGGGCCACGTGTTCGCCTCCTTTCTGGATTTTCAGACCGCCGAGCAGTATGGCGGGCGCTACCACCTGCGCATGGACGACACCAACCCGGCGCTGGCCACCCAGGAATACGCCGACGCCATAGCCGACGACCTGCGCTGGTTGGGGTGGGACTGGGGCACGCACCTGTATTACGCCTCGGATAATTTCGAGCGCTACTACGCCTACGCCGAGCAGCTGATCACTCAGGGGGACGCCTACGTGGACAGCGTCAGCCCAGACGAAATGGCCCGACTGCGCGGCAACGCCACCACACCCGGCACCCCCAGCCCCTACCGCAGCCGCACGCCTGAGGAAAACCTGGACCTGTTCCGGCGCATGCGGGCCGGGGAATTTTCTGATGGCGAGCACGCCCTGCGCGCCAGGATCGACCTGAGCAGTCCCAACATGAAACTGCGCGACCCGGTGCTGTACCGCATCCTGCGCGGTCACCACTACCGCACCGGCGAGCAGTGGTGCATCTATCCCATGTACGACTTCCAGCATCCGCTGCAGGACGCGCTGGAGGGCGTCACCCACAGCATGTGCAGCCTGGAGTTCGTGGACAACCGGGCCATCTACGACTGGCTGATGGAAAAGCTGGGCTTCGAGCCCCGGCCACGCCAGTACGAGTTCGGGCGCCGGGGGCTGGAATACACCATGACCAGCAAACGCAAACTGCGCCGGCTGATCGAGGAGAAGGTGGTCAACGGGTGGGACGATCCGCGCATGCCCACCCTGCGCGCCCAGCGCCGCCTGGGAGTCACGCCGGAAGCCGTGCGCGCCTTTGCCGCACAGATCGGCGTGAGCCGGACCAACCGCACGGTAGACATCAGTGTCTACGAAAATGCGGTGCGTGACGACCTGAATCACCGGGCGCCGCGCGTGATGGCGGTGCTTGATCCGCTGCCCGTCACCCTGAGTGGCGTAGAAGGCGAGCGGACCCTGAGTCTTCCCTACTGGCCCTTTGACGTGGTCCGCGACTCGCCCGACGGCCTGGTGGATCTGCCTGATGGTCAGCGTGTAACGCCGGAAGAAGCGGTGCGTCAGGTTCCGCTGAGCAGCGAGCTGTATATCGAGCGCGAGGACTTTCACGCCGACCCGCCCAAGGGCTACAAACGCCTGACACCAGGAGGAACCGTGCGCCTGCGCGGCGCCGGCATCATCCGGGCCGACCGCTTCGACACCGATGAAGCCGGTCAGATCACGCGCGTCCACGCCAGACTTCTGGGGGAGGGAGCGAAGGCCGGCGGCGTGATTCACTGGGTCAGTGCGGCCCACGCTTTGAAGGCCGAGTTCCGCCTCTACGACCGGCTGTTCCGCGTTCCCAACCCCGAAGGCGAGAACCCGGAAGACTCCGGCTCGGGGGTCAATCCGCCGGACTTCGACCCCGAGCACATGAGCCACGAGAACGAGGCGGTTCCGGTGGACGCCGGCTTTCTGCGCTTTCTGAATCCTGGCAGCCTGCGCATATACCGGGGGTTCGTGGAGCCCAGCGTGGCGCAGGACCCACAGGACACCCGCTACCAGTTCGAGCGGCAGGGGTACTTCTGGCGGGATCCGGTGGACAGCCGCGAAGACGCACTGGTCTTTGGACGGATCATCACCCTGAAAGACACCTGGGGCAAAGGCGCCCAGGCTGCGCCGGCCCGGACGGCCGAGCCCAGCAGAACAGCCGCGCGGAAGGAGGATGCCGTTCCCGCAGCCCCGCAGAAGGTGCATGCTCTCAGCCCCGAACAGGAGGCAGAGGTCACACGTCTGGGCAGTCTGGGAGTGGCGGCGGCAGACGCCCGGACCCTTGCGCGCGATTCCCAGCTGCTGGCCTTCGTGAACATGGCCGTGCCGGACTCGACCTTCGCTCAGGTCGCTTCCTGGACCGTCAATGACCTCTCAGGGCTTCTTCGGGCCGGCGAGGTCAAGGTCAGTGCCGCGGACCTCGGGCCGCTGGCCGGACTTCTGGCTGGCGGCCAGATCACCACGCGGGTGGCGCGCGACACCCTGGCCCGCTCGGCGGCCAGTGGTGAGGCGCCAGCCGCGATCATCGAACGCGAGGGGCTGAACGCCAGCCTCAGCGCCATGGAGCTGCAGGACGCCATCCAGGCTGTGCTGACAGCCAACCCCGACAAGGTAGAGGCCTACCGCGGCGGCAGAACTGCGCTGATGGGCTTCTTTACGGGGCAGGTCATGCGCGCCACCGGCGGCAAAGCCGATCCCAAACAGGTCGCAGCAGAGCTGACCCGCGCCCTGAGCGGCGACTAA
- a CDS encoding multidrug DMT transporter codes for MDTLKKAGAMLAHLDLFARMRDLRSLLQLAAHMEDRGDRVTLISPDNITLVGTEMSAQPALTTAKGATIEARTAYSVLQGLKGHEAPEYAVTREELGALNARAVADLESSDALRAFADTLTRIGAASGGTPTDTPAERPARPRRGEPSEPTPSEQPAA; via the coding sequence ATGGATACCTTGAAAAAAGCCGGCGCCATGCTCGCGCACCTGGACCTGTTTGCCCGGATGCGTGACCTGCGCAGCCTGCTGCAACTCGCAGCCCATATGGAGGACCGGGGTGACCGGGTGACTCTGATCTCCCCCGACAACATCACCCTGGTCGGTACCGAGATGAGTGCGCAACCCGCGCTGACCACCGCCAAGGGGGCCACCATTGAGGCCCGGACGGCCTACAGCGTGCTGCAGGGGCTCAAGGGCCACGAGGCTCCGGAATACGCGGTGACCCGCGAGGAACTGGGCGCCCTGAATGCCCGCGCCGTGGCTGACCTGGAAAGCAGCGACGCCCTGCGCGCCTTTGCCGATACCCTGACCCGCATTGGTGCCGCTTCCGGGGGCACCCCCACCGACACGCCCGCAGAACGGCCTGCCCGTCCCCGGCGTGGTGAACCCAGCGAACCCACACCCAGCGAGCAGCCAGCCGCCTGA
- a CDS encoding S1C family serine protease, with protein sequence MHPSAPSAPVANRLTRPALILSLLLTLGPAPASQAQTAEPAARPATVKPAATPPAPLNSNELRTLQTLFPKVRPATLRIEECPPNDCSDPDGVGTAFLISEDGLALTAYHVVFGAKNLSAVTVDRKRYKVEILGFDDQRDVALLRVNVPKGTPFLPVAAARPKIGETALAVGNGAGAFLQAKTGRLIGLDADAGRADFPPGTLELTAPLQPGDSGGPVLNAKGEVTGVVSYITVQGPNREITSYAVPVTANDSLLADLQRGVKREAPVIGIRLDGNFTLFTELNAEQFAEVNAYFDLELGDTPGAFFTDVTPGSPAAKAGLQALRYDEQGKKLAGDVVTAVNGKRILNFSQFQYAVRAQQPGDTVTLTVLRGNQTLSLQMTLAGRSSLSVRN encoded by the coding sequence ATGCACCCATCTGCGCCCAGCGCACCGGTGGCCAATCGGCTGACCCGGCCTGCCCTGATCCTCAGTCTGCTCCTGACCCTTGGCCCCGCCCCCGCCAGCCAGGCACAGACTGCGGAGCCTGCAGCCCGGCCTGCAACCGTAAAGCCGGCCGCAACTCCTCCAGCGCCGCTGAACAGCAACGAGCTGCGCACCCTGCAGACGCTGTTTCCCAAGGTACGTCCAGCGACCCTGCGTATCGAGGAGTGCCCACCCAACGACTGCTCTGACCCCGACGGCGTGGGAACGGCCTTCCTGATTTCAGAGGACGGGCTGGCGCTGACGGCGTACCACGTCGTGTTTGGTGCCAAAAACCTCTCTGCCGTGACGGTTGACCGCAAGCGGTACAAGGTAGAGATTCTGGGGTTTGACGATCAGCGCGACGTGGCCCTGCTGCGCGTCAATGTGCCGAAAGGCACGCCATTTCTGCCTGTTGCCGCCGCCCGGCCGAAAATCGGTGAAACTGCCTTGGCTGTGGGCAACGGCGCAGGGGCTTTTCTGCAGGCCAAAACCGGCCGCCTGATCGGCCTGGATGCTGACGCCGGACGTGCTGATTTTCCGCCCGGCACGTTGGAACTCACCGCCCCGCTACAGCCCGGAGACAGTGGAGGCCCGGTTCTGAATGCCAAGGGGGAAGTCACCGGCGTAGTGAGTTACATCACCGTGCAGGGTCCCAACCGGGAGATCACCAGCTACGCCGTTCCCGTGACGGCCAACGATTCGTTGCTGGCGGATCTGCAGCGCGGAGTCAAACGTGAGGCACCAGTTATCGGCATCCGACTGGATGGAAACTTCACGCTCTTTACCGAGCTAAATGCCGAGCAATTTGCGGAGGTTAACGCGTACTTTGATCTTGAGCTGGGGGATACGCCCGGCGCCTTTTTCACCGACGTGACCCCTGGCAGTCCGGCAGCCAAAGCTGGCCTGCAGGCCCTGCGATATGACGAACAGGGGAAAAAACTGGCTGGTGACGTAGTGACGGCGGTCAATGGCAAGCGGATTCTGAACTTCAGCCAGTTCCAGTACGCGGTGCGTGCCCAGCAGCCGGGCGATACCGTCACGCTGACGGTGTTGCGGGGCAATCAGACACTCAGCCTTCAAATGACCCTGGCCGGACGCAGCAGCCTGAGCGTCCGCAACTGA
- a CDS encoding XRE family transcriptional regulator, whose translation MPPKPPTTVPPEPSSSVADWLRERRAALGLQQADIGARTASVGGESSRVTQPYLSRLERGTRPLSSLTPARQDALRRALDVTASEWIARTGLPLLTPVPGEDILGTLELVRVPVRALATAGLPLTEDFESIIDHELVPMRDHRPGMLVLEVQGDSMTTDGGAGGIRPGDRIYVDATDLDLREGRVYVLHVPGLGLTVKRLRRYGRDLWLTSDNPDHPPVRPEEATTVGRVYFHQPRGQRL comes from the coding sequence ATGCCTCCCAAACCACCCACCACGGTCCCTCCTGAGCCGTCCAGCAGTGTGGCTGACTGGTTGCGTGAGCGCAGGGCAGCGCTGGGCCTGCAGCAGGCAGATATCGGTGCCCGCACGGCCAGCGTAGGCGGGGAGAGCAGCCGGGTGACCCAGCCGTACCTCAGCCGTCTGGAGCGCGGAACCCGTCCTCTGTCGTCCCTGACTCCTGCCCGGCAGGACGCCTTGCGCCGCGCCCTGGATGTGACCGCCAGTGAATGGATTGCCCGGACCGGGCTGCCGCTGCTGACGCCGGTCCCGGGCGAGGACATTCTGGGGACGCTGGAACTCGTGCGGGTTCCGGTCCGGGCGCTGGCGACGGCGGGACTGCCCCTCACCGAGGACTTCGAGAGCATCATCGACCACGAACTGGTGCCCATGCGCGACCACCGCCCCGGCATGCTGGTGCTGGAAGTGCAGGGTGACTCCATGACCACTGACGGCGGCGCAGGCGGGATCCGGCCGGGTGACCGGATCTATGTGGACGCCACAGACCTTGATCTGCGCGAGGGCCGCGTCTACGTGCTGCACGTGCCCGGCCTGGGCCTTACGGTCAAACGGCTGCGCCGCTACGGCCGGGATCTGTGGCTGACCAGCGACAACCCGGACCACCCCCCGGTGCGGCCGGAGGAAGCCACCACAGTCGGCCGGGTGTATTTTCATCAGCCCCGCGGGCAGCGGCTTTAG
- a CDS encoding gamma-glutamylcyclotransferase family protein, which produces MGQPLTTVFVYGTLMPGERNAHVAAQGGPFVARPATLPGYRLLHLHPEAYPALRPGEIHEQVKGYALTYEAGAWATALPLLDALEGFDEHPPLYTREEVRLRLDSGEIQPAWVYIYARAERLQAPGVTHLPEGRWKVLSERTRPHPDHR; this is translated from the coding sequence ATGGGCCAGCCACTGACCACTGTGTTTGTCTACGGAACCCTGATGCCTGGGGAGCGCAATGCACATGTGGCCGCGCAGGGCGGCCCTTTTGTCGCCCGTCCCGCCACGCTGCCCGGCTACCGCCTGCTGCACCTTCATCCCGAGGCCTATCCCGCGCTCCGGCCCGGCGAGATACATGAGCAGGTGAAAGGTTACGCGCTGACCTACGAGGCCGGGGCCTGGGCCACGGCACTGCCACTCCTAGACGCCCTGGAGGGCTTCGACGAGCATCCGCCGCTGTATACCCGCGAGGAGGTGCGTCTCAGGCTGGACAGCGGCGAGATCCAGCCGGCCTGGGTCTACATCTATGCCCGCGCCGAGCGGCTCCAGGCCCCGGGCGTAACCCACCTGCCGGAAGGCCGCTGGAAGGTGTTGAGTGAGCGCACGCGCCCTCATCCGGATCACCGGTAA
- the rpsO gene encoding 30S ribosomal protein S15, whose amino-acid sequence MIDKQQTIQAHAKSANDTGSTAVQIALLTERINNLSTHLTANKKDKHGQRGLQLLNGQRRRLLKYLERTSYDEYIALTDQLKIRRGQRIVR is encoded by the coding sequence ATGATCGACAAACAACAGACCATCCAGGCCCACGCCAAGAGCGCCAACGACACCGGCAGCACCGCTGTGCAGATTGCGTTGCTGACCGAGCGCATCAACAACCTCTCCACCCACCTGACTGCCAACAAAAAGGACAAGCACGGCCAGCGCGGCCTGCAGCTTCTGAACGGTCAGCGCCGCCGTCTGCTCAAGTACCTTGAGCGCACGAGTTACGACGAGTACATCGCCCTGACCGACCAACTCAAGATCCGCCGCGGCCAGCGCATCGTTCGCTGA